The DNA window ACATCTTCCTCGCCGAGAACAAGGCGTACCTCATGGCCGAGGGCGTCTACAAAATCATCGTCTGGAACCCCTCGACGATGGAAATCGATGGTGAAATCGATCTCGCGCCGCTGAAGCGCGAGGGATTCGACATCGAGATTTATTACCCGAATCGTGCAGGCAATCGGGTCTACACCCCATTGCGCTACGTGAACTTCGCCGCTGGCGAGATCCTGCACGAGGTCGGGCTGGTCCAGATCGACACCGATGGCGACGTGGTCGTCGCGGATGCGCACGATGATCGTTGCGTGGGGGCTTCGCAGCCCGCCATTGCAGACGATGGCACCCTGTATGTGCTCGCCGACGGGCGGAGTTACCTCGCGCAGCTCTATGCGACGCAGCGCATGACGCCGCCGCCGAAGAACTGCATCCTGCGCATTTTGCCGGGCGAGACCACCTTCGACCCGGATTTCTACACGGAAATCCAGGCGATCACGGGCGGGAAGGAGGTGGTGACGCCCCTCTGGTACGCCGGCGGCGGTGTGGGGGTCGCGAAGATGTTCTACCCGGACCAGATCCCTCCCGGGACCGACACCTCGGGCTACAAGCTCTGGTACCAGCCGGCGTTCAAGCTATGGCGCATCGAGCTTGGGGACACCGTTCGCGCGGAAGAGGTGCCGGGCGCGCCCTTCTCGATGAATGCGTTCGGTGGGGTGACACTCGATGGGAGGGTCTTCATCGGTGAGACGGAGGATGGCGCCACGAGCACCATCTATGAGGTCGATCCGGACGAGAGCCGGATCCAGTCCCACTTCGTGATGGAAGGCCTGATGCGCGACCTGTACAAGCTGCGCTGACGGCAGCAGGAGCGAGCCATGGGCACGGCGCTGCTGCTGACGGGGGTATCTCTTCTCTACGGGGCACTGTCCGAGCAGACCCCCGCGAGGCATCCCTGGATGCGTCTGGCCGGGGCGCTGCTGTGCGTCGGTGGGACCTGCGCCTTCGCGTGGAGCCATGGGCCAGGCGCGGGGGTGGCGAGCGCGCTTGCACTGATCATGGCGTGGCTGTCGCTTCTCGCGCTCGTGGTGCCGCTGTCGCCGAAGCGCAGCTGGCTGGTGGTCGAAGTCGTTCTTGCAGGGCTGTGGCTGTATGTCGTCGGGAGCTGGGCGTGAAAGTGGAAGGTGGGCGTCGATGGGCGCACGTCACCGTCGCGCTGCTGGGGGCGCCGCTGACGGCCTTCGTGCTGGTCGTGGTGCTCACGACCCTCATGCCGGGCTCGCCGGACGTCCGGCTGCTCACGGCGATGCTCTCGGTATTTCCTGTGATGGCCGCTGCGGCGTGCCTGGCCTGGTGGAGTCGGAGCAGCGGGCGGGCCTGGGTGATCTGCTTCGCGCTGATCGCCTTCTCACTCCTGGTCCATCGCCTGAAGTGAGGCGGGCATGAAGGTCTCCGAGCGCACCTTCGCGGCCTTCTGGTCGGCCCACGCATGGACCGGGATGCTCGTCTCCGTCGTGCTGTTCGTGACCTTCTTCCTGGGCGCGTTCGCGCTGTACTGGGAGGACTTCGGACGCTGGCAGGAGCCCCGGTTGCGGAGCGCCGTGCCGGCTTCGGAGGCGCAGGTCCTCGACCGGGTGCAGGAGGCGGTGGCCCAGCAGGCGGCGCGCGGCGCCGTGCGGCTGGACATGGATCTGCCCGACGAGCACGTGCCCTGGATCCTGCTGGCGACGCGGGATCGGTCCGACTTGCGGCAGTTCACGTGGATCGATCCGGCGACGGGTGCGCACATCCCCACGCGCAGCGACCTTGGGTACTTCCTGTACCTCATGCACTTCATCGGGCCGATCCGCGGCGGGATCTATCTCGCCGGGGTCGCCGCGACGGTGATGCTCTTCATCCTGGCGTCGGGCCTGGTCATCCAGTTCGACAAGCTGTTGCCGGAGCTGGCGCGGTTCCGCCCGAAGCTGCGGCTCCGGCTCTCCAGCTCGGACGCGCACAAGGTGGTGGGGGTGATCGGCCTGCCGTTCTTGCTGGTGATTGCGTGGACCGGCGCGGTGCTGTGCCTGCAGTCGGCGGTGGGGCCGTTCTTCGTGCAGACGACGCTCGGCGGAGATCGGGGCGCGCTGGATCATGCGCTGTCGCTGGGTCCCCGGGTGGCGCGGGTCGGCACGCCGGGCGAGGTCCCCGATATCCGCGCAATCATGGCCCGGGCGCGCGAGCTGCTGCCCCTGGCGCGGCACAGTGAACTCATCTTCCGCAACCTGGGCGATCGGGGTGGGGTGGTCGATGTGCGCGGAGAGCAGGGCGAGCGGTTCCTGCAGCAGACCAGCGTGCGCTTCTCCGGTCACGACGGGGCGGTGCTCTTCGTGCGACAGCCCGGGGGCCACAGCACCTACGCGCGGGCGATGGAGGTCGTCTCCTCCCTGCACTTCGGGAGCTACGGCGGGAGCGTGGTGAAGGCGGCGTACGCGCTGCTGTCCCTCCTCGCGGCGATCACGATCGTGACCGGCAACATCATCTGGATCGAGCGACGCCGGAAGCGCGGGTTCGGGCTCGGTGACATCGTGATCGTCCGGGTCACCTCCGGTGGCTGCGCGGGGCTGTGTCTTGCGGTCGCGGCGCTGTTTCTCGCGAATCAGCTGCTCCCGGACGGTCTCTCGGACCGCGTGGAGTGGGAGCATCGCGCCTTCTACTTCGCCTGGGCCGCCGCCGTGACCTACGGGCTGGCAGCGCGCTCGGCGGTCACCTCGGCGACGCACCTGCTGCTCGCCGCGGGCAGCCTGCTCTCGCTCGCGCCGGTGGTCGACGGGCTCCGCCACGGCCGCCTCCCCTTCGATCCGCGCGCACCTGGCTTCCTCTTCGGCCCGGACCTGGGCCTGCTCTTCGCGGGCGCCCTGCTGTTCGGGGCAGGCCTCGTGATCCGTCGGCTCGGCGACGCGCCCCAGAGCGGCCCTCGGCGCAGCGCCACGCCGCCCACCCCAGCCCCGCTGACGGCGATCTGCCGTCCTCTGGAGACGAGCGATGAACGAAGTGTTTGATCCGTCGGTCAGTGCCTTCCTGAACGCGCTGCTCCGTGAATGGACCGGCTGGCGACTCGTCGAGGGCGACGAGACCGCGGCCCTGGTGGAGGGGCAGGCCCGCCGCGCCGTGGAGATCCCCCTGCGGTCGCACGAGGCCGTGCTCTACGTGCCCGTGCGGCGGTTGTCGCGCGCGGGACGTCACCGCTTGCTGTCGCCGGCGCGGCTGCGGGAGCGCGATGGCGCGGTGCGCCCGGTCCCGTTCCAGGAGCTGGCCACCCTCATCGTGCAGGAGCCCGACATCGTCGGCCGGGTGACGCGCGACGAGGTGCAGCGCTTTTTGCCTCGGGTGCTCTCGAGCGCGCAGAACATCGTGCTGAACCTGGAGGCGCGCACAGGTGACCTCGAGCGCATCTTCTCCGCGCCCCTCGATTTCATCGAGGCCGAGCAAGCGCTGCTCACCGGGCACTCGATCCACCCCACCCCGAAATCGCGCGACGGCCTCTCGGACGCCGACGCCCGCCTCTACGCGCCCGAACTCGCGGGCGCCTTCCCGCTGCGCTGGTTCGCGGTCCGCAAGGAGCGCTGGGTCGCGCGCAGTGTGGAGGGCGCCGCCTCGCCCGACGACGCCGTGCGGCAGCTCCTCGGCGCCGAGTCTGTCCCCCACGACGCCGACCTCCCGGTGGCACCCGAGGGCTACGCCCTGCTCCCGGCGCACCCCTGGCAGGTCACGCGGTGGGCCAGCTCGGAGCCCGTGCAGCGCTGCCTCGCCCGGGAGGACCTCCTCGACCTGGGCGCGCAGGGGGGCTCCTGGACGGCCACCTCGTCGCTGCGCACGGTGTACTCGGCGCACTCGCCCTGGATGCTGAAGTTCAGCACCAGCCTGCGCCTCACGAACTCGCTCCGCACGCTCAGCGTTGCCGAGCTGGAGCGCGGCCTCTTGCTCTCCCGGGTGCTCACCACGCCCCAGGGACAGGAACTCGCTCGCCGCTACCCCCGCTTCCACATCCTGCCGGAGCCTCTTTACCTCGGCCTCCGCGGCGACGACGGCAGCCCGCTCGAAGAGACCACCGTCGCCTTCCGGGAGAACCCGTTCCAGGGGACGGGCTGGTCCGACACCACCATGCTGGCAACCCTGCTCCAGGACCACCCTCGGCGTGGCGTGAGCCGCCTCGCGCACCAGATTGGCACCCGGGCGCGCGCCGAAGGGCGCTCCCCCTCGCAGGCGGCGCTCCAGTGGTTCCGCGCCTTCCTCGACGTGGTGCTGGAACCCATGCTCATCGCACGCAGCGATTACGGGCTGCTCCTCAGCGCCCACCAGCAGAACCTCATCCTCCGTCTCCGCGACGGGATGCCCGAACGCGTCTGGTTCCGGGACTGCCAGGGGACCGCGTACAGCGACGTCGCCGTCCGCGTCTTCGAGGCGGACGCCGAGGCGATTGCTGCCAACACCTTCAGCGGTGAGCGCGCCGATTACTTCTTCTCGTACTCGGTCGTGATCAATGCCGTCTTCAACGTGATCGCCTCCCTCTCGATCGACGAGCTGACCGCCGAGCAGGAACTCCTCGCCGTGCTCCGCAGCTTCCTCGACGACCTGCGCCATCGCCCCCTGCGCGATCGCGGCTGCCTCGATTACCTGCTGGATTCACCGCGGCTCTGGTCGAAGGGCAACTTCTTCTGC is part of the Chondromyces crocatus genome and encodes:
- a CDS encoding DUF4374 domain-containing protein, with amino-acid sequence MSLVGSLAGGTLGCSDAGRDGVSTEPAAELYSVGSIVQSPEGRTLLVQTLRSLDEDTTNENALEFAGNSRHWAHGGAVFIGLDEEPTIEKYVPDEAGVLQPSGRVSFLSFGLTSIPAGNIFLAENKAYLMAEGVYKIIVWNPSTMEIDGEIDLAPLKREGFDIEIYYPNRAGNRVYTPLRYVNFAAGEILHEVGLVQIDTDGDVVVADAHDDRCVGASQPAIADDGTLYVLADGRSYLAQLYATQRMTPPPKNCILRILPGETTFDPDFYTEIQAITGGKEVVTPLWYAGGGVGVAKMFYPDQIPPGTDTSGYKLWYQPAFKLWRIELGDTVRAEEVPGAPFSMNAFGGVTLDGRVFIGETEDGATSTIYEVDPDESRIQSHFVMEGLMRDLYKLR
- a CDS encoding PepSY-associated TM helix domain-containing protein; the encoded protein is MKVSERTFAAFWSAHAWTGMLVSVVLFVTFFLGAFALYWEDFGRWQEPRLRSAVPASEAQVLDRVQEAVAQQAARGAVRLDMDLPDEHVPWILLATRDRSDLRQFTWIDPATGAHIPTRSDLGYFLYLMHFIGPIRGGIYLAGVAATVMLFILASGLVIQFDKLLPELARFRPKLRLRLSSSDAHKVVGVIGLPFLLVIAWTGAVLCLQSAVGPFFVQTTLGGDRGALDHALSLGPRVARVGTPGEVPDIRAIMARARELLPLARHSELIFRNLGDRGGVVDVRGEQGERFLQQTSVRFSGHDGAVLFVRQPGGHSTYARAMEVVSSLHFGSYGGSVVKAAYALLSLLAAITIVTGNIIWIERRRKRGFGLGDIVIVRVTSGGCAGLCLAVAALFLANQLLPDGLSDRVEWEHRAFYFAWAAAVTYGLAARSAVTSATHLLLAAGSLLSLAPVVDGLRHGRLPFDPRAPGFLFGPDLGLLFAGALLFGAGLVIRRLGDAPQSGPRRSATPPTPAPLTAICRPLETSDERSV
- a CDS encoding IucA/IucC family protein codes for the protein MNEVFDPSVSAFLNALLREWTGWRLVEGDETAALVEGQARRAVEIPLRSHEAVLYVPVRRLSRAGRHRLLSPARLRERDGAVRPVPFQELATLIVQEPDIVGRVTRDEVQRFLPRVLSSAQNIVLNLEARTGDLERIFSAPLDFIEAEQALLTGHSIHPTPKSRDGLSDADARLYAPELAGAFPLRWFAVRKERWVARSVEGAASPDDAVRQLLGAESVPHDADLPVAPEGYALLPAHPWQVTRWASSEPVQRCLAREDLLDLGAQGGSWTATSSLRTVYSAHSPWMLKFSTSLRLTNSLRTLSVAELERGLLLSRVLTTPQGQELARRYPRFHILPEPLYLGLRGDDGSPLEETTVAFRENPFQGTGWSDTTMLATLLQDHPRRGVSRLAHQIGTRARAEGRSPSQAALQWFRAFLDVVLEPMLIARSDYGLLLSAHQQNLILRLRDGMPERVWFRDCQGTAYSDVAVRVFEADAEAIAANTFSGERADYFFSYSVVINAVFNVIASLSIDELTAEQELLAVLRSFLDDLRHRPLRDRGCLDYLLDSPRLWSKGNFFCCLRAINESTIDDPLEIYHQVDNPLRLAHTA